From Toxorhynchites rutilus septentrionalis strain SRP chromosome 2, ASM2978413v1, whole genome shotgun sequence, a single genomic window includes:
- the LOC129765684 gene encoding uncharacterized protein LOC129765684, with product MAKLIEKFWRLEEACFQDWEPKQHDECEAESHFRTTLEIAPDGRYITRMPLRGEPSSLGDSYQQAYRRFTSLEQRLKRNADLYKEYRAFMNEYETLGHMVPVTTEDFHKVKYFIPHSCVVKPDSTSTKVRVVFDASAKTSTGVSLNDIQIVGPTIQKDLFDLLIDFKTHNDVLVADIAKMYRQIHIAYTDTWLQCILWRDSPNDQLKAYRLTTVTYGEASSSFLACRALHEAAEDYRSVNPRIADTIQRSFYVDNLMIGASNADELTETKREIEHALSLHGFPLRKWASNNASVLEGIPEKDLEPLIQVGDQEVIKTLGIAWNPKTDVFQFISTKNIGETYEALTKRQMVSKILRLYDPIGLIQPVIITAKILMQELWTYNVSWDDDVPDQALSSWKKFEASLVELSKIEIPRMSTPSHTIALDLHGFSDASEKAYGCVIYLHAINLKGEESTNLLCSKSRVAPLKKVTLPRLELLAAALLAELTAKIKSILAGRISSEYYYSDSQVALSWIKSSNTRWGTFIRNRVQKIHSTTNPEHWKYISTKENPADMVSRGIPVRKLREAKLEFWLHGPECIRRRQYYLQSGYEYTAAAEQEEIKEPITRLVAATGKACEDLIAKYPHHHTHDKTVRHFAWLCRAINNMKKVNKDTGIRNEKRSGPLTTTELNEGLTLVVRIMQATIYPNEVAELRKTGKVPTKGPFQHLNAIVRNGVIHVTGRLHNAEMPISQKNPILIPKSHPFSRVIIQKIHEDRFHAGTDLVINEFRQRFWMRDLRRTVQGVIQRCILCAKARPRRLQQRMGQLPSPRVNESVAFTHTGVDLCGPFEVYLNQKSKCKTTAYACIFICFATKAVHLEVVEDQSTAAFISALLRFTSVRGIPEVIYSDNGRNFVGASRELNRLRRIYNNEVFQNKLVDIAATHRIRFSFIPPRSPSFGGLWEANIKVAKRLFSAAARGAQLNIMELQTLFYQVAAIMNSRPLTPVYTTPDSPTAITPGHFLIARPMLAVPIPTQSEDGSNLTTRWKRVQSQLEQFWRRWRDEYLHQLRDYAKWTKQQANVKVGQIVLIGDDHLPVARWPMGIVTQIHPGDDGVVRVAVVRTATGIYKRNVRTLAPLPVEEHTIQPIIEEYDNTADNEQQSQAEAIELEDDPPPQAPQMIWDGRLRPRPKGGRKWKYTKSDWVTTL from the coding sequence ATGGCCAAACTCATAGAGAAGTTTTGGCGTCTTGAAGAAGCGTGCTTTCAAGACTGGGAACCAAAGCAACATGACGAATGCGAGGCGGAAAGTCACTTCCGCACAACGTTAGAGATCGCTCCCGACGGGAGATACATTACACGAATGCCCCTACGGGGGGAGCCGTCATCGTTAGGCGACTCTTATCAACAAGCATATAGAAGATTCACATCGCTTGAGCAAAGGCTCAAGCGGAATGCAGACCTGTACAAAGAGTACAGGGCATTCATGAATGAATATGAAACACTGGGACATATGGTACCAGTCACCACAGAAGACTTTCACAAAGTAAAGTATTTCATCCCTCACTCGTGTGTGGTGAAACCAGATTCAACATCCACCAAGGTTAGGGTGGTGTTCGACGCAAGTGCAAAGACGTCAACCGGAGTATCCCTGAACGATATACAAATCGTGGGACCAACCATTCAAAAGGACTTATTTGATCTGCTAATTGATTTCAAGACGCACAACGACGTGCTAGTAGCAGATATTGCAAAGATGTACAGACAAATTCACATCGCATACACAGACACTTGGTTACAATGTATTTTGTGGCGCGACAGCCCCAATGATCAATTGAAAGCGTATAGACTGACGACTGTCACATATGGTGAAGCGTCTTCATCATTCTTGGCCTGTAGGGCACTACACGAAGCAGCTGAAGATTATCGGTCGGTAAATCCGAGAATTGCCGACACCATTCAACGATCGTTCTAtgttgacaatctaatgattggAGCGTCCAACGCAGATGAACTGACGGAGACGAAACGAGAAATAGAGCATGCATTGTCACTTCATGGATTTCCACTTCGAAAGTGGGCATCAAACAACGCAAGCGTACTGGAAGGAATTCCAGAGAAAGACTTGGAACCATTGATCCAAGTTGGTGACCAAGAGGTTATAAAGACATTGGGGATAGCCTGGAACCCCAAAACAGACGTGTTCCAGTTCATCAGTACGAAAAACATAGGTGAAACATACGAAGCGCTCACAAAGCGACAGATGGTCTCGAAGATTTTGAGACTGTATGACCCAATCGGATTGATACAACCTGTAATCATTACAGCTAAAATATTGATGCAAGAATTGTGGACTTATAACGTCAGCTGGGACGATGATGTTCCAGATCAAGCACTAAGCTCATGGAAGAAGTTCGAAGCTTCATTAGTGGAGCTCAGCAAGATAGAAATACCTCGGATGTCGACTCCGAGTCATACGATCGCACTAGATTTACACGGATTCAGTGACGCCTCCGAAAAGGCTTATGGATGCGTCATTTACTTACATGCAATCAACTTAAAAGGAGAAGAGAGTACGAATCTCTTATGTTCGAAATCGAGAGTGGCGCCTTTGAAGAAGGTCACTCTGCCCCGTCTGGAACTCTTGGCGGCGGCACTTCTAGCAGAACTAACTGCTAAAATAAAGAGCATTCTGGCCGGTCGAATCTCGTCGGAATATTACTACAGTGATTCACAAGTAGCGCTaagttggatcaaatcttcaaatacACGTTGGGGAACCTTCATTAGAAATAGAGTGCAGAAGATACACTCCACCACGAATCCAGAGcattggaaatatatatctaCGAAAGAAAATCCGGCTGATATGGTTTCGAGAGGAATTCCAGTCAGAAAATTACGCGAAGCAAAACTAGAATTTTGGTTACACGGACCGGAATGTATACGAAGAAGACAATATTATCTGCAGAGCGGCTACGAATACACTGCTGCTGCAGAACAGGAAGAGATTAAAGAACCAATAACACGATTGGTAGCAGCAACAGGAAAGGCATGCGAAGACTTAATCGCAAAATACCCGCACCATCACACTCATGACAAAACAGTAAGACACTTTGCATGGCTGTGTAGAGCCATAAACAATATGAAGAAGGTCAATAAAGACACAGGCATCAGAAACGAAAAGAGATCGGGCCCACTCACCACCACTGAATTGAATGAAGGACTAACACTCGTAGTCCGAATTATGCAAGCCACTATTTATCCAAATGAAGTAGCGGAATTACGAAAAACTGGGAAGGTGCCTACGAAAGGACCTTTCCAGCATCTCAACGCAATCGTCAGAAATGGAGTCATACATGTCACAGGGAGACTCCACAATGCAGAAATGCCCATCTCACAAAAGAATCCAATATTGATTCCCAAATCGCACCCATTTTCGAGggtaataattcaaaaaatacatgaGGATAGATTTCACGCCGGAACAGATCTGGTAATAAACGAATTTCGACAAAGATTTTGGATGAGGGATCTCCGAAGGACCGTACAAGGAGTCATTCAACGATGCATCTTATGTGCCAAAGCGCGGCCCAGACGTTTACAGCAACGAATGGGACAACTGCCCTCGCCCAGGGTAAATGAATCAGTAGCGTTCACTCACACGGGAGTGGACTTATGTGGGCCATTCGAAGTATATCtcaatcaaaaatcgaaatgcAAGACCACAGCATATGCTTGCATCTTCATATGTTTTGCGACCAAAGCAGTTCACCTAGAAGTCGTCGAAGATCAGTCGACGGCAGCGTTCATATCAGCACTTCTCCGTTTCACATCAGTGAGGGGAATACCCGAGGTTATTTACTCCGACAATGGGCGGAACTTTGTCGGGGCCAGCAGAGAACTCAATCGTTTACGAAGAATATATAacaatgaagtttttcaaaacaaattagttGATATTGCGGCAACTCACAGAataagattttcattcattccacCCCGAAGCCCCAGCTTTGGAGGACTTTGGGAAGCGAACATAAAGGTAGCCAAGCGGCTCTTTAGTGCAGCGGCCAGAGGAGCACAGCTAAACATCATGGAATTGCAGACACTGTTCTACCAAGTGGCCGCAATAATGAATTCGCGACCACTCACACCTGTTTACACGACGCCAGATTCACCGACCGCGATCACACCCGGTCATTTTTTGATAGCACGCCCAATGCTAGCCGTGCCCATCCCTACGCAGAGTGAGGATGGAAGCAATCTCACAACCAGATGGAAACGAGTACAATCGCAGCTCGAACAATTTTGGAGAAGATGGAGAGACGAGTATCTCCACCAGTTACGTGATTATGCAAAATGGACCAAGCAACAAGCCAACGTTAAGGTAGGCCAAATCGTATTGATCGGAGACGATCACCTTCCCGTAGCAAGGTGGCCTATGGGAATTGTCACACAAATACACCCTGGAGATGATGGAGTAGTCCGAGTGGCAGTAGTGCGAACCGCTACCGGAATTTACAAACGCAACGTGCGAACACTTGCTCCTCTACCAGTCGAGGAGCACACCATTCAACCCATTATAGAAGAGTATGACAACACAGCTGATAACGAACAGCAATCTCAAGCCGAAGCAATCGAACTAGAAGACGATCCCCCTCCCCAAGCACCCCAAATGATTTGGGACGGTAGACTACGCCCTCGTCCCAAAGGGGGGAGAAAATGGAAGTACACGAAATCAGATTGGGTGACGaccctatga